AAGCGCGGCGCGCAACCCAGCAATGCCTGGCCCATGCGGCCTTTTGAACCTGCGATGATGACTTTGGTCATGACGTGAAGCGAAAGAGCGTCGCGATTGAGGCGTGTGTGAAATTATTTCAAAATGCCCGTCGCCTTGAGCGTTGCGGCCAGCGTCTCACGATTCTTCGAAGCCATGGGCACCAGCGGCAAACGATACTCTTCGTGCATCAAGCCTTTCATGGCGAGCGCGGCCTTGATCGGCACAGGATTCGTCTCGACGAAAAGATCTTTGAAGAGGGGGTAAAATCGTTGATGGAGTTTCAACGCTTTGGAGTAATCACCCGCAGCGCACGCGTTCACCATCTGTGAGACTTCGCGAGGAATGAGGTTCGACGCCACGCTGATCACGCCCTGGGCGCCCACGGACATGAAGGGCACGGTGAGCGAATCGTCGCCGCTCAGGATGACGAACTTCGGGCCGAGCGCGGCGCGCAACTGGCTGACGCGATCGCAGTTTCCGCCGGCTTCCTTGATGCCAACGATGTTTTTGCATTCGGCTGCGAGCCGCTTGACGGTGTCGATGGCGATCTCAATGCCGCAACGGCCCGGAATGCTGTAAAGCATGATGGGCAGTTTGGTTGCAGCGGCAATGGCCTGGAAATGCTGGAACAAACCTTCCTGGGTCGGCTTGTTGTAGTACGGAGCGACCTGCAGCGAAC
Above is a window of Verrucomicrobiia bacterium DNA encoding:
- the dapA gene encoding 4-hydroxy-tetrahydrodipicolinate synthase — protein: MFTGTYTAIVTPFHNGQLDETALQRLVKAQVKGGVDGIVPVGTTGESPTLSYEEHVAVVQLAVKLAAGKVKVLAGTGGNSTTEAIYLTKEAEKAGADGSLQVAPYYNKPTQEGLFQHFQAIAAATKLPIMLYSIPGRCGIEIAIDTVKRLAAECKNIVGIKEAGGNCDRVSQLRAALGPKFVILSGDDSLTVPFMSVGAQGVISVASNLIPREVSQMVNACAAGDYSKALKLHQRFYPLFKDLFVETNPVPIKAALAMKGLMHEEYRLPLVPMASKNRETLAATLKATGILK